One stretch of Miscanthus floridulus cultivar M001 chromosome 18, ASM1932011v1, whole genome shotgun sequence DNA includes these proteins:
- the LOC136524042 gene encoding uncharacterized protein, whose translation MGLARRLENDYCRREVEYRSQILEHQNTIVELQHDVHCINNIINPIPPPVAMEEEKEDPEIFMEDDGWEEEEEEEEQLVPMDNDEANAMSGVDSDHSKSLTIASQPALGAELLSQALKSAYANLSLANPSKEPITNKATDTPPRKTSPQEQRSDDSPVEEDPVDTDTQTALNSSTLSYSFNFEEYIDENKRSSSAISSQDILLDETKNQLKDMLPMLERNIANLVQDADPMRKIFLAIKDDLPPNLAEALISLSNIKDQAPKVKKAQRNLTDHEALMAKKNSNKQEAKELAQLINNLKNSSSKIESELTQLRIRRAELEQELESVRATIDYHESNLTQIPNAIKQKKQEMLTKVKEGKAIHSSLESIPRSTKEDKQQIAEVDAIRLKELGAIHDALNL comes from the exons ATGGGTCTAGCTAGGCGGCTAGAGAATGACTACTGTCGGAGGGAGGTGGAGTATCGATCTCAGATTCTGGAGCACCAGAACACCATTGTGGAGCTTCAGCATGATGTTCATTGCATCAACAACATCATTAATCCTATTCCTCCCCCAGTAGCCAtggaagaagaaaaggaagatCCGGAAATATTCATGGAAGATGACGgttgggaagaggaagaggaagaggaagaacaacTTGTGCCTATGGACAATGATGAGGCAAATGCTATGTCCGGTGTTGACAGTGACCACTCCAAG TCATTGACTATTGCATCTCAACCTGCTTTAGGTGCTGAACTGCTGTCCCAGGCACTTAAATCAGCATATGCTAATCTCTCATTGGCTAATCCTTCAAAGGAGCCGATTACAAATAAAGCAACTGAT ACACCACCTAGGAAAACATCTCCACAAGAGCAAAGATCTGACGACTCACCAGTTGAAGAGGACCCTGTTGACACTGATACTCAAACT GCACTTAACTCTTCAACTTTGAGCTATTCTTTCAACTTTGAGGAATATATAGATGAAAACAAGAGAAGCTCATCAGCCATTTCTTCTCAAGACATCTTATTAGACGAGACCAAAAATCagctaaaagacatgctgccaatgcttgagaggaacatagccaatttggtccaagatgcagatCCAATGAGAAAaatcttcttagccattaaggatgatctgcCCCCAAATCTTGCTGAAGCCTTGATATCTTTGTCCAACATCAAAGatcaagctcccaaggtgaaaaaggctcaaagaaacctgactgaccatgaagctttgatggcaaagaagaactctaacaagcaggaagccaaagaattagcacaatTGATCAATAATCTgaagaattcttcttccaaaattgaaTCAGAACTGACTCAGCTAAGAATTAGGCGTGCTGAGCTTGAACAAGAACTAGAAAGTGTGAGAGCCACCATTGACTATCATGAGTCTAACTTGACTCAGATCCCCaatgccatcaaacagaagaaacaagagatgctgaccaaggttaaggaaggcaaagctattcatagcagtcttgagagcattcctagatcaaccaaagaagacaaacaacaaattgcagaagttgatgctattcgaTTGAAAGAACTAGgagcaattcatgatgctcttaacttgtaa